The sequence below is a genomic window from Anaerocolumna chitinilytica.
ACGACCATTGCTAACATAACTGCTAGCAGTGTACTAAGAGCATTGCTCTTTGTGACATTAAACACTAACCAGTACACGAGATAAGCCACTCCTGCCATAAATACCGAGCAGCCTGCCGGAATCAAAAAAGTTTTTTTGATTTCCTGCTTGTAATTTATTAACTTAGCCACCGATATCCAGTTCAATACGCTCACAATCAGGGCAAATACCACATTGCCTACTACAAGCGCATAAGCTCCAAGGTTAAAAAATTGCAATAAAACGTATAATACAATGATATGTAATACTAAAGCTATCACCGAATGTATAACCGGAAGATGCATCTTGTTAATTCCTTGCAATACAGCATTGGTAAGTGTTGAAAGTGCATAAAATACGATTGCAACAGAGCCTATGGAAAGCATAGCAGCCGGTAAAGTACTGGCATCCCCAAAGAGCAGCTGCAGAAGAGGTGAAGCCAAAACCCCTATTCCAAAGGCACTTGGTATGGCTATCAGCATATTAAATTTGATGGAATCATGTATTTTTTCCTTTACCAGCAGATGTAATCCTTCTTCTCTGGAGGAAACAATACTTGGAACTATCGCCACTGCCATGGCGGAAGCGATAGAAATAGGTACATTTACAAGAATATTATATTTATTGGAGTATATCCCCCAAAGTGCGGAACGTCCCGTATCCGCTAATCCCTTTCCGGCTAAAACATGTGAAAAAACGGAACCATCAATAACCGAACTGATATTATAAACTGTCTGGCTTAATATTACCGGTAATACTGTAAACCCAAATACTTTTACGATATCAGACACCGACTCCTCTGAGGTATTTTTATCCTTTCTAAGCTGTTTATCTACAATTGGTTTATACAGTGAAAAGATAAAGGCCAGAAAAATCAGGGATGCCATAGCTCCGATTAAAGTTCCTAAAGTACCTCCTGCCGCACCGTAAGCAGCAATATTTTCAGAGGCACTGTGGCTATGCATGAGGTAATAGGCTGCTACAACACTGACCACCGCATTCACTACCTGCTCAATTATCTGAGAGATAGAGGTGGGAAGCATGGTTTTCTTCCCCTGAAAAAATCCTCTTAGCACTCCCATAATTGCAAAAACCAGTATGGTAGGCGCTAATACTCTTAAAGGAATGGCAACTGCCGGCTGCTTTGAAATGACAGCGGCAAAGAAATCCGCTCCAAAGTATAAGATCAATGCAAAGGCTGTTCCTGCTGCAACGGCAAATCCAAGAGCACAGAGGAATACCAGATAAGAGTTCTTATATTGCTTTTTTGTATCCCTGGCAGCTATTAATTTGGACACTGCCAGAGGAAGACTATAAGAGGATAGTATTAAAGCTATATTATAAATATTAAATGCATAGCTGTAATATCCCATTCCCTCATCCCCAATCAGATAAGTCAAAGGTATTCTGTAAACAACTCCGATGATTCTGACTATTATGGATGCAGCGGCTAATATACTTCCCTGAACTAATAAGTTATTGCTTTTATTTTCTCCCCTGGTACTACCCTGGTATATCCTGTTGTATGATTCCATTTCGGCTAAAAACCTTTCAATTTATTTCGATATATTCTTCTCTGTTTAACGGAAACAGGGCAATATAAGTTTTTCCCGGATTAATGGTAAGTTCCTCACCTGAATTATTGTAATATCTCATTTTCTTGGTGCTCTCGTTCTTCTTCCAGGTTATCTTAGTCATTTTTCCATCCGTAATATAATACCCCTTGCCTTCGGCATTTTCAATATCCATTGTCTGGTAACCATTTTTATCTTTGTTCCATTCTTTTACCAACTGAATGATAATATTCTTATATGCCAGCTGTTTTCCTGTATTCTTATCAATATGAGCTTTACCGAACTGATATCTTAAATAGGTCTTTGTGCTGTCGTCATAAGTAAAATAAGGCTTTGATATACTGGAGAATTCAAGGCTTAATTTAGAAACTTCATTTTCACTGACCGGAATAGTATCTTCATCATAGAATGTGAAATGTCCTTTGTAATCCGATGGATACTCGGTCTCATATTTCTTTATCTTCATTCCCTTTTCAATACCTTCTTTGGAGGTAAATGCATTGTGGGGCGCTTTAATAGAGTTATCGCGGTAAAATACGGTTTCACCAATACTGCTGAGGCCGCTAAGTGTATCAATGCCCAATTGCGCTATCTTCTTCGTAGCATAGGTGGTTTGACCATAATGGACAAAAATAGCATCATATTCATCAGCAACACTTACGAAATAATGCCTGGCACTTCTTATGGAACCAATTCTTTTATCATTTAATTTCTCAAAAACACCCATAAGCCTTGTGATACCGCCCTCTGCCAGAGCCTCATAAAGAATGGAAGCTTCCTTTGTGCCGCTTTGGGGAGAAGCATATTCTATATTATTAAACATAATAGCAAAAGGTCGTTTATTACCAACTTCCTCTGGTACCCATAAGCCGGTAAGATAGCTCTTCATCTGCCCTTCGTGGCTCTCTTCGGTAGGGGTCGCAGTAACTTCCGGTGTATCCGTAGGGGTACTTTCCACTGTGGGTGTTGCCTGTGGAGTAACTTCCGCATTCCCTTTCTTATCTCCTTTACTGCATCCAATTAATGAAACTGCGGTTAATACCGCCAACATAATTACAATCACTTTCTTCATATGGATATTTAGGCCTCCTTTTTTCAGGTACTCTAACATTACTAATCTCTTGTTATCTCAAGGCTGTCTAGAATCTCTCTCTGTTTTTCTTCCATTACAGCCTTCTCTTCCTCTTCCATATGATCGTATCCAAATAAATGAAGCATACTGTGGGCAGTTAAAAAGCCTAATTCTCTTTCTTCAGAATGACCATATTCTTTTGCCTGTCCCATAACTTTCTCCACAGAAATGATAATATCTCCAAGGAGAAGCTCTCCTGTTTCCGGATTAAAATAATCATCCGCTTCCTCTTCCAAGTGGGAAAAATCGGCAGGTGTCTCATAATCTACCATTGGAAAAGACAGGACATCCGTCGGTGAGTCAATACCACGATACTCTTTATTAATTGCCTGTATCTCGGTATTGTCTGTTAGTATTATATTTAACTCCACTTCATAAGGACAATTCTCTGTATCTAAAGACCTTTCCACAACTCTGCGGATAAGAGGTTCATAGTCAAGCTTTAATTCTATTTCTGTTTCATATTCAAAATTCAGTGTCAAGTTACTCCTCCTCGTTTCCAAAATAGTCCATGTAAAATTCTTTTAATCTTATGTATTGATTTACTGTCAGGTTACAGTTAGCGAGGCTATCCTTTTCAAGTCTCATGGCAAATAGATTCTCCGTAAATTTCTTCATAAGTCTTGGAATACTTTCTTCATGACTTTTACTGGACTGAAAATATTCCACCGCAGCCACCAAACTTACTGTAAACATAACAACTGCACCTTCCGGTGAGGTGGGTTTGTCCAATTTCAGGTTATGGGATTGAATGATATTAATAATGCTCTCCGGTAACTGGTATTCTTTTGCAATCGCAACACCTGTACTTACATAATCCTTCCCTTTAAGCCTTCCGATTTCATGGTAAAACCCTCCGGCTTTTGCCAGAGTGCCATTCAGACCGGCAGCTAAGGCAGCACTTTCTGATATAACCCCAATCATTTCCGAATGATGATAAAGCTTATCAGAGGCCTTTAATAAACGATATAATTCAAAATTATCATTTAATAAATTATCGAGATTCGTTTCGATTACATCATTTGCAGAATTCGTTACTTGGATGGTTACTTTCTTTCTGTAATAATCTCCAGCCATGCACCCTAGTATTACTGATCCTGCTGTCAATACAATCATTACAGCTGGATGGGTCTTTACAAATACAGTGATTGATAAATTGCAGCTAATAAGTAGCAGGATCGTATCCGCGGATAATATTATCAGCAAAAAGTAGAAAAATAACCTTTTATTTTTAACATTTTCAATGAGCAGGCTGATCAATAGACCGGTTACAAGAAAAAATATTCCTTCCTTCTTCCCCATAAACCCAAGAGAATTCACATAAATATAAAGGATTAAGGTATAAAATATACTGATTTCTTTGCCTAATACAACTGCTATAAAGGCGGAACTAAGAAAGACCACCGGCATAAAGTCTGTATTCCCCCACATGATACCCGGGATTGATAAAAGAACAGCACTTATAACAGCCAAATAATCCTTCTTACTTCTACCTATATATAAAATCATCAGAATCGCTAAGAGTATACCAAGTATTCCTGCTTTTAAAAGCCCAATAGCTCCTATCATATGTTCCACCTAAATTCAGCCTTGTCTCTTCCTGTGGTACCCTCTATCGGAATCCTTTGATACGGTTCCTTTCGGACCCCTTCTGGTAAATTTTTCACGTTTTAACTCTGTCTTATTTACCTTGCTTTCGTATGCATCATAAGCCATAACAATTTTTTGAACAAGGGGATGCCTTACGACATCCTGACCAGTAAGGTATGCAAATCCGATATCTTCAATCTTGTTTAATACTCTTAGTGCAATATCAAGCCCTGATTGAGTCCCGCTCGGTAAGTCCTTCTGGGTCAAGTCACCAGTTATAACTACTTTCGAACCAAAACCGATACGTGTCAGGAACATCTTCATCTGTGCAGGCGTGGTGTTCTGTGCCTCATCCAGAATAATAAATGCATTTTCCAGTGTACGGCCTCTCATATATGCTAAGGGGGCAACCTCGATTAATCCCTTTTCAGTGTTTTTCAAATACCCTTCTGCTCCCATTATCTGATAAAGGGCATCATAGAGCGGTCTTAAATAGGGGTCAACCTTACTCTGTAAGTCTCCGGGCAGAAAACCTAACTTTTCTCCGGCTTCTATGGCAGGTCTGGTAAGAATTATCTTACCCACTTCATCATTTTTAAATGCCGTTACTGCCATTGCCATAGCCAGATAGGTTTTACCTGTTCCAGCCGGACCTACTCCAAAAGTAATCATCTTCTTTCGAATAAAATCCACATAGGATTTCTGTCCTAAGGTCTTAGGTTTAATCTGTTTACCAGCAATCGTATGGCAGATTAAATCCTGATCAATCTCAACAATAGCAGCTTCTTTATTGTCCTGGCTTAAGGACAGGGCATAACTTACGTTTTGTTCTGTTATTACATTTCCCCGCTTTGATAATTCCAGCAGGTTCATAAATACACTTTTCGCTTTCACAACATTATCATTTTCGCCTATAAGCTTTATCTCACCGTCTCTGACAATGATAGTAACCCCAAGGGTTCTTTCTATTATCTTGACATAGGCATCAAATTGTCCAAATACATTCTTTTCATGCTCAAGAGGCACATCAATTATCGTTTCCATCAGACTCATCCGTATCAATAATCCTCCACTCACTGTCATCAATTGCTTTATACTTCTTCACGGATTCTAACACCACTATCTTACCGCTTGCTATATAATTATTCCCTTTTTCAGCAAATGTGACATTATTCTCCAGTATAACCACATCATTTTCTATAAGCTTCGCTTTAAAGCGTTCCAATCTCTTTTCTGCCAAAGCTTTTGCTTCCTCTTTTGAATATTTTTTCTTTTCTTCCTTGAACTCCAAATATCGGTTTGCTGTCAAAGAAACCGGTAGATAAAATTCATCATTCAGATGCAGCGTAAATTCATTCCCAATTATATCATATTTATCATATGGAATTCTAGGTCTGAACAAATTTATTTTCTTCAATAAAATGGAAAGTACATAAGCCTTTTTTTCATTTCCGGTATAGAGCTTATCATTATAGTATAAGGAGAATTTATCAGAATAATCATAAAATGTTTTCCCGGTAATATCTGCATCTGCAATTACCGGTTGTTTTCTGACAAGCAATCCGTTATCACCTATAATATCAACAACGCCGGATACCAATATATCTCCTTTTTTTACGACATCTCCGACATGCACCTTAGGAGTCCCGGTTCTTGTTACTATTTTAGTAATAATACAATCTTTAGAAGCAATGATATGGCATTCCTTCGTGGCTGTAACAGCTGGTGAAGGCATATTGGTCTCTGTTATTTTTACAATTAGTCTTGTACCTTTTATTTCGGCTGAAACCCAGCCAATATCATTGTAACTGTGGCGAATTAAATCCTCAATTCCCTGACAGTCAATATCCTTCTTGCGAAGTCCTGGCTGTATCTCATTGTTTCGCAGAAATTTTACCATTGCCTCCTGGGTATAAGTATAGCCACCAGTAACATTTATATCCCAAATATATAAGGATAATATGTATAAAATCACCAAAAAGAGCAAAAAACCTAATACATACCCGCTTCGTTTCTTGTAACGCTGTATGACAAAGGGAAGACCATATCTTTTTTTGATAAGCGGCAAAGTTTTTGTTTTTCTTGCAAGTGGTTTCAATTTATAATAATCTTTTAGCTTAATTAGAAATTCATAATCATCACCATTCGGCTTTAAATCCCATAAATAAATATAGTGCTTACTGCATAAATTAATAAAACGCTCAGCAGATACTCCTTTTAACCGAACCAGAAGATATCCCCGGAGCCAGTAAATCAGCTTTATTATCATCTGATACCTCCATATTCCTACTCTTTCTGTGTTATATAAGTTATGGCAGATACCAAGCCGGTTATGCGCATTTCATCATTTGTGAAGTAAGAAATATTTAAGTTTTTTCCTTCAATCCTTATGGTGCCGATCTTAGATAGTATCTTTATAAATGTGTCATTATATTCCAGGATACCCTTATAATTCTCAATGCATACTTCATTTCTTCCCATAGCTGTTACAATAGGAGCCCCTACCAACATATCCGCCGGTAATTTTAACTGGTCCGATAGTGTTTCTAGAAAGCTCCTTCTGGCCGCCTCTTCTTTTTTCTTATTTTTCTCCATACTGCTATATAATGTTTTATTGGAAGTTTGCTTATTCTTTTCATGTAAGGATTTGAATTTATGCTGCATCCGAAATACTCCATATTATTCTGGATTATGATAGAATATATGGATAGATTTGTTTAGTTATGCTTAAAATACTGTTTAAAGGGCAAAATAAAAACCCCTGAACTCAATGTTCAGAGGTTAATTTAAGTAGCTAAACTACTTATTTGAATTTACGCTTACGAGCTGCTTCAGACTTTTTCTTACGTCTTACGCTCGGCTTCTCATAATGCTCTCTTTTACGGATTTCCTGCTGAATGCCTGCCTTCGCACAGTTTCTCTTGAATCGACGTAGAGCACTATCTAAAGTCTCATTATCTTTTACAATAACATTTGACATAGTCTCACACCTAACCTCCCTCCAGTTGTGTATTGTGCCTATACAACTGTTTGGGTATTTTTTGAATAGCACTAAAGTAATTATATTGTTTAAGATAGGTTTTGTCAATATGTTTTTTAATAAATTGACTTTATTCCTTGAATCCATTCATAAACTTTCTATGCTTTAAGCTCATTCCTTAGGCTGGTGCTTATTAACTGCATTTCTGTTATTTCTCCTGTAGCTATATGAATACTTTGATTCTGCTCTTCCATAGAGGCCAGAATTTCCTCCGTAGATGCTGCATGCTCCGAGGATAAACCGGATATATTCTCAAGCTGATCCAGAATTAAGGAAAAAGTACTATTAATCTCAGAAATCTTGGAATCCTGCTGTTCTATCTGATTGTTAATCTGCTCGGAATTCTTTTTAAGCTTGACAAAACGGTCTTTTACTTCTTCAATGACCTTAGTACCTGCTGTAACCGCTTCTCTGCCGTCCAAAACCTTATCATGGGTCTGCGTGGCTGCTCCCTGCAGCTTCTCTACAACCATAAGGACTTCTTTCACAGTTTTTGAACTCATTTCAGCAAGTTTTCTGACTTCCTCAGCTACTACTGCAAAACCCTGACCCGCTTCACCTGCCCTGGCGGCTTCAATGGCTGCGTTCAAAGCCAGCAGATTGGTCTGGCTTGCAATGGCTGTAATATTTGCCATAAATTGATTTATCTGCTCCATACTGTCCTTTAAATCAACAACTGTCTCCATTGCGGTTCCAACTGCATTTTCAATAGTCTGCATCTGATGCAGCATTTCTTCAATACCTTCTGAATTCGAAGAAATGATTTCTTGCATCTCGCTTGAATTACCAATAGTATTTGCCGAAATTATCTTGGTTTCCTTAATTGTTCCTCTGGCATTCGCAGCCATTTTCGCAATCTCGCCGGTGCTTTCTGCCTCTCTTGAAACTCCTTCTGCAATCTTATCAACAACCTGTGTCGTCTGATTGCTGACCTCCTCAATATTCTTTATGTATTGAAATATTCTTGCAATTGCATTATTAAGCTGTGAGGTGTTCTCTTCTATTACATCTAGAGTATTTCCTAGCTTTTCTGTCATTTTCACTGCTTCGGTCTCTTTTGAAACAGCAGAGTTAATATACTCGCTCCCCCACTTTGTTGAGAAATAAAATATAAACATCATAAGGTCAAGGCAAAATAATCTTGTTACAAATTCAGTTGGTGTATGGATATCTCCCAGTAATCCCTGAGGATCATAAAGGAAGAAACCAATAATAAAGAAATTAAAAACAGCGGTATATCCAATCAGGATATAACGGTTAAAGTATAGGGTGGCCATGGCAAAGCTGCCGGTATAGATAAGGAACACTCTTACAGTTATGGCACCGCCCTCAATATGATTTAAGAAGCTTGAGGATATCGTAACCGATAAAGGAATCAGTATTGCTGTTAGATATGAGAGCTTTTCAAATTTCTTGCAGATCAGTGTTAATATCGTCGAAAACAAAGCCGCCAAATAGGTTGCAATAAGAACATTTCTTCCATATTCTGTACCTTTACTGATAAAGGACTGAATAATTAATAGTGTGGACAGTCCCCATATAAGAATGACATTAAAGTTATTTACTCTATTACTGTTTAACCCTACCTTCACGTTATCCTCCTGTTGTATCTTTGCCGGTTGAAAGTACTTTCTTCCGGCTTTCTCTGTTAGTTATGTACGATATACTGTTATTTTTACATTAGCTTTCTATGTTAAATAGTATTGTATAGTATCTGCTTTGTCAATATCTTAAACGGTTCATCTGATCTTGGATAAAGAAAACTTGGGAACGGACGATGGCAGTTGATTCCTTTGGTGCATTTTCTCGTTCGGTATTTCGAATTCCACTAAAATTGCAACAGTTATTCCTGGTAGGTTAAATTACGCCAAACTCGCTTCTGCTTTTTTGGTGTTATGTAATGCAGCGCGCTCAAACATGGTGTAATTTAACCTAGTCATAACTGCTGCCATTTAAGTGTCATACGAAATTCCTCAATAGAAAATGCACCAAAGGAATCAACTGCCATCTGTGTATAGGAATAAATTTTCTTCTATAAGTTGAGAGTTTGAACTGTTTAGGAATTTGAAAAAGACCTTGTTAATGAAGCAGACTAGATGGCTTCATTAACAAGGTCTTTTACCTTAATCTATTAATTTAATTGCTTTTCTAATGCTTTAGGTGCAGCTTTAATGAGGGCATCAATGCCTGCTGGATTCTTGCCGCCGGCTTGAGCAAGATTCGGACGTCCGCCACCGCCTCCGCCTACAAGAACTGCTAATTCTTTAACCAGATTACCAGCATGGGCACCTGCTTTTATAGCCCCATCTGTAGCCATGATAATTAGATTTACTTTATCCTCTGCAGAAGATGCCAGTATTACAACACCTTCACCTAATTTATCTTTTAACTGATCTCCAAGGTTTCTTAAGTTGTTTACATCCACTCCGTCTGCTCTGGCTGCTAGAAGTTTAACACCTTTAATCTCTGTTACCTGATTCATAACGTCACCTAAGGCATCCTTAGCAAGCTTGCTCTTTAATTTTTCATTTTCGGACTGAAGGGTTTTAATTTCCTCCTGAAGATTTTCGATTTTTGCTGAAAGCTGTGCGGGTTCAGTTTTTGCAACTTTTGCAGCCTGATTCAGTTCTGCTTCCAACTGCTCGTAATAGCGGAACACGCCTTTGCCGGTAAGGGCTTCAATACGTCTTACACCTGCAGCAACACCGGTTTCTGATACAATCTTAAATATCATTATAGAGCCAGTATTGGCAACATGGGTACCACCGCACAATTCTTTGCTGAACTCTCCCATGGTTACAACTCTTACGCTGTCGCCATACTTTTCACCAAACAATGCCATTGCACCGGTTTTCTTAGCTTCATCAATGGTCATAATATTCGTATTTACAGATAAACCATTCTGAATCTGTTCATTTACAATTTCTTCAACCTTTACGATTTCTTCCTTGCTTAAAGCAGAAAAATGGGTAAAGTCAAATCGAAGCCTGTCTTCATTTACAAAGGAACCTGCCTGCTCTACATGGGAGCCAAGTACAATACGAAGAGCTTTCTGGAGTAAATGGGTAGCACTGTGATTCTTTCTGGTATCCCCTCTCTGCTCTTTGTTGATAGCCAAATGAACGGTTTCATTTGCTTTAATCATTCCCTTTGTAACAATACCGACATGGCCAATCTTACCACCCTGCAGCTTAATGGTATCTTCCACTTCAAACTCTGCACCAGCGGTTGTAATAAAGCCGGTATCTGCTGCTTGTCCACCACTGGTAGCATAGAAAGGTGTCTCTTTTGTGAAGATAGTACCCTTCTGTCCTGCAATAAGTTCTTCTACCACTTCTGTATCAGAAGTTAGGGCAAGTACTTTCGAATCTGCTTCATCTGTCTCATAACCTACAAAGCTTGAAGTCAGGGACGGATCCAACTGTAAATAAACAGTTTCATCAGCACCCATGTAATTTGTAACTGCACGGGCACTTCTGGCAGTCTCTCTTTGAACATTCATAGCTTTTGTAAAGCCTTCTTCATCAATTACAAAGCCTTTTTCTTCTAAGATTTCTCTTGTTAAGTCCAGAGGGAAGCCGTAAGTATCATAGAGTTTAAAGGCATCTTCTCCGGAAAGGATGTTCTTTCCTTCCTTCACCAGAACTTCTTCCAAATCAGATAACAGTTTCAAGCCCTGGTCGATGGTCTTATTAAAGTTATCCTCTTCTATGGTAAGAAGCTTTAAGATATAATCCTTTTTCTCCTCCAATTCGGGATAGCCATCTTTGGATTCAGCTATAACTGTTGTGCTTAAAGTCGCAAGGAAGCGGTCTTTTATTCCAAGAAGTCTTCCATGACGTGCTGCACGTCTTAATAATCTTCGAAGTACATATCCTCTTCCTTCATTAGAAGGAATAATACCGTCAGATATCATAAAGGTTACGGAACGGATATGATCTGTAATTAAACGAATAGATACATCTGTCTTAGAATCTGTTTTATAAGTTACACCAGCTACTTCACATACTTTATCACGAAGTGCTTTGATGGTATCCACATCAAAGATGGAATCTACGTCCTGGGTAACGGTTGCAAGTCTTTCCAGTCCCATTCCAGTATCAATATTTTTCTGAACCAATTCTGTATAATGGCCATTTCCGTCATTTTCAAACTGGGTAAATACATTGTTCCAAACTTCAATATAACGATCACAGTCGCAGCCTACGGTACAGCCGGGCTCGTTACAGCCGTATTTTTCGCCTCTGTCATAATAGATTTCAGAACAGGGACCACAGGGACCTGCACCATGTTCCCAGAAATTATCCTTTTTACCAAAACGGAAGATTCTCTCAGGCGCAATCCCAATTTCTTTATTCCATATCTCAAAAGCTTCATCGTCTTCTTCATAAACAGAAGGATAAAGTCTGTTAGGATCAATTCCCACCACCTCTGTAAGGAATTCCCAGGACCAGTGAATCGCTTCTGTTTTAAAATAATCTCCGAAAGAAAAGTTACCGAGCATTTCA
It includes:
- the alaS gene encoding alanine--tRNA ligase; translation: MKAYGVNELRKMFLDFFESKGHLKMDSFSLVPQNDKSLLLINSGMAPLKPYFTGQEIPPRNRVTTCQKCIRTGDIENVGKTARHGTFFEMLGNFSFGDYFKTEAIHWSWEFLTEVVGIDPNRLYPSVYEEDDEAFEIWNKEIGIAPERIFRFGKKDNFWEHGAGPCGPCSEIYYDRGEKYGCNEPGCTVGCDCDRYIEVWNNVFTQFENDGNGHYTELVQKNIDTGMGLERLATVTQDVDSIFDVDTIKALRDKVCEVAGVTYKTDSKTDVSIRLITDHIRSVTFMISDGIIPSNEGRGYVLRRLLRRAARHGRLLGIKDRFLATLSTTVIAESKDGYPELEEKKDYILKLLTIEEDNFNKTIDQGLKLLSDLEEVLVKEGKNILSGEDAFKLYDTYGFPLDLTREILEEKGFVIDEEGFTKAMNVQRETARSARAVTNYMGADETVYLQLDPSLTSSFVGYETDEADSKVLALTSDTEVVEELIAGQKGTIFTKETPFYATSGGQAADTGFITTAGAEFEVEDTIKLQGGKIGHVGIVTKGMIKANETVHLAINKEQRGDTRKNHSATHLLQKALRIVLGSHVEQAGSFVNEDRLRFDFTHFSALSKEEIVKVEEIVNEQIQNGLSVNTNIMTIDEAKKTGAMALFGEKYGDSVRVVTMGEFSKELCGGTHVANTGSIMIFKIVSETGVAAGVRRIEALTGKGVFRYYEQLEAELNQAAKVAKTEPAQLSAKIENLQEEIKTLQSENEKLKSKLAKDALGDVMNQVTEIKGVKLLAARADGVDVNNLRNLGDQLKDKLGEGVVILASSAEDKVNLIIMATDGAIKAGAHAGNLVKELAVLVGGGGGGRPNLAQAGGKNPAGIDALIKAAPKALEKQLN